In the genome of Vibrio ziniensis, the window AACAAAGCGTTTCAATTAACTTGCTTGTTTCAGTTGCACGACCTCAACTTCGCTTAAAATTTCCTTCGCCTGACGTACGCACTTACCACATTGTGAACCTAATGGCGTGCATTGTCTGATACCACGGATATCCGTAATTCCTTGCTCGATAGCGAGGCTCTTAATTTTCTTATCAGAAATACCATGACACAAACAAACGTACATACAGCAACCTTTAATAACAAC includes:
- a CDS encoding (2Fe-2S)-binding protein, whose translation is MYVCLCHGISDKKIKSLAIEQGITDIRGIRQCTPLGSQCGKCVRQAKEILSEVEVVQLKQAS